The Amyelois transitella isolate CPQ chromosome 7, ilAmyTran1.1, whole genome shotgun sequence genomic sequence tttaaattgatttggaattattttttatttactaaaatggAGAGTCAATATGGCCCATCAGATAATAAATCATTGCAACAGTTATATGACATACTAGTGCTACTCTAAAAAAGCATTTTTGATTTGGTGGAATAATTTTTgcaacatataaaataatacatgcgtattttatttagaatatatgtataataatgaagttcctaaaaataatgtgtttaGTTAATAATAAGAGATTTCGGTGCATGGATTTTTTCTTCGCCAGTTTTGTAAGAAATTGAATCTTGCGAAATTTTGTGAATTCACTCCGCATTCCATACCTTTCAATTATCGAAGGGATttgatacttatatttttaattaaagactgtgatttttatttgtgagaTGTGATCTGCTCTTGTAACTCTCAAATAACtagcagaaaaaaatatcacaccattctaattatgtatattgttaaaGTTAAGAGTTCAAAGatcaaatgtatgtaaatgaaaaGTGAAATGTAAGTTAACACTTGTTTCGTTTGCATGTGATTATTTGTTACTTAATCATTACAATAATTAGCTTCtttgaataaatgtttttattatgataaatgatcttaatttatttaaagttgtatgttttgttttaaattaatgaaatgtgCATCACTATTATGTAATGCGAGATGCGAAGGCAGGTTTGCTGAATTAAGTAGCTGTCTATCTGCTAAGTAGAACATCATATTTCATCGAATTAAGGAAAACCAAGTGATaattattgtacttatttatttgcgtatttttgtataaaaattataataggtacAGATATAAACAATTTCATTGTGAATGAGACATTTTTGTAATACGgctaactttcgcattatcTATATGAACGAAATAGTAGTTCATAGTAAGAAAGCACCTCAAGATaagtacaaaaagaaaaacaaaacggAAGACTAAACAAAGGAAGAACTTCGATGGCTATTCTACAAACCCGTTAATGTCaacttatatatagataattttggttttaaataaaagataaattaaacaaaataaataaccaacACAACCActtcaacaaaataataataattaatctaaAATCACATTGAATAATCAATGTATACAATTAGTACATAACTGTACTTAAACACAATAAGCTAAGTGTAAAACCAACCACAACGTCTGTCGTCAGTCAAATGTTACTAAAGtaacatttatgtatatttgatttaacattatattctataataatattcacacaatacattttatacaaaattacattCCTGCAGCATAACGTAAAACAAATCACTCTGAAATGCGGCAAGGTTTTTCATTCGGTCGAATATCTACAAGTGGAATTTCGTCAGCGGTCCCGGAAATTCAATTCGTATCGTCCGGTTTCAAACGTCTAAATCTAAAAGCGACTCCTCTAACctaaaaaaagtacaaaacGCTATGCGATCACAAGTCTAGCTATAGTTTTTATACcgataaatagaataaaatgtaCACCATCGATAGTCGCTAACAATATGTACAAGGGGAGCAGCCCGCGGCGTCGGGCGGGCGTCAGTTGCCGGCGGGCAGCAcggtgcgcgcgcgcacgaACGCGTGCCCGTTGCTGAAGCCGTTCTTCACGACGCCGTTCTTGTACAGCGGCGCCTCCAGCGCGGTGGGCGGCGGCGACGCGGCGCGCTTCTGCAAACGTTACAACATATTAGATCACTCTGCAACCAGTCGACGATATCTCGAGAAAGAAGACTAATACGCTTTGATCCCTAGAATCCTCATTACCATATGTGCGAAAATTCCAGTTTCATACAGTGATCCATAATGGGATGGACATATAAAAGGATTTGAGATTAGCATTGAACAACATTTAGCGCCATTTTTTCGTTCATAAACCCTTTCAAaatggttatttattttatagcaaTATGCCCCAAATAAGGGGGAAAAATACCTTTGGCTTTTTGTAAGAGTTGATGTAGAAATCTCTgaagaggaagaagaacaTGACGGCGTGCATTCCGATCCACCAGACGAACGCCCGCGGGTAGTTGCACTCGATGAACAACAGCTGGAATGCGTGAACGATGATGCAGACGAACTGGGTCtgaaatatagatttattttgttagaaaCAATGGTTTAACTTATAAAACCAAAGATTTCCCCTATTGCATACTCGATACAAATTCTGTTTTACGTTTAGCAACATAGGTAGGTCATAGTTGATAGATAATATACATCTAAACTGACAAGTATGTTCGTGTACTCCTCCACTActcaatacaaattttatgtaaaacaataAGCAATATGTCATAGGTGAGAGAAATCTACATCTTTACCGAAACAAATTAGAACGTCACCGCGCGCgactacatttttaatattagcatGAATTACTCATACAAAATCATCAAATTATTCATTGTTCTTGTCAGCAGGGAATAACTTACCATTTGTAATGTGGTAACGTATTTCTTCCACCAGAGGTACTTCCTCATATGCGGTCCCATCGCCGTCAGCATGTAGTACGTGTACATGATAATGTGTACGAATGTGTTGAGCAGCCCGAAGAAGGTCGAGTGGCCCCCGGGAGTGAACTTGACGCCGAACCACACCGACATGGGCATCACGCCGTGGTGGATCACGTGCAGGGTTGACACTTGGTCATTCTTCTTTCTTAGGATAAAGAAGAACTGGAAAAGGAGATTGTTACATGTTCAGAGAAGCATTTATaacgattaataaataataattctattaAAGCTCTGCTGGGTGCATTCCAAGAATAAGACCACCACATCTCTTTCTCTTTAAAAACGAAAAAGCGAATAGGCACATTTATCTAATGCAGCTGCTACCACATGCACCCGAGCGTCCCTTTCAGAGCAGTAAAGATGTAAATTCGACGGAAGCAAATCCCCGAATAAGATTCGTTTCATTTTACAATAGGggagataaaaaatacagcAAGTACCTATTTGTGTTAACTTACCGTATCGAAGAATTCAGTAAATTTTGAGAAATAGTACCACCAACAAGCATGCACCATCTGAAATTGTTAAgagattaattaatatactaACGTCATAAACattttggattaaaaatataaagagcaTGCTACAGACTTACATACCTaggtacaataatatttttccatttatcAGGCATTATTGcagattacaatttttttaagtaataaaatattccttatacaaatttaatcgTCCTAAATGTAAAATCGCTATTCAAATGTTAAGTTCATTCAACACATTTTAAGCTTTCCCGGTTGAACGTTAATGTCacgcaataaaatattgtaaatatgtacctacttctataatatatatttttttactatttaatttaatgaatcCGGATAATTTGTTATCTCTAtctaaatatactcgtattgcTTTGAAGTTATACGGCGGATGATAGTTGCACCTGATCGTGTTATCGACTGTTATTTTATACCAAATACCTACCCATAGTCACCTTATTTTCTTTCGAGGGAAGAGGGGTGACGTAGATAAACGCCCGGAAGATTATAGACTATCTTTACCCTTTTAGTTTTAAGATCATAATAGGCTTAAACATTCGGAAATGCAATCTGCACTTAGCTAAAAATCaactttaattcatttaaaaatatttttttgaatgaaTCAATCGATATTGTATGAGGTAATACCATGTTTAGATGTAAAATGATGCTTATATCCAAAGTGTTAAATAAGTTACTATGTAATGatagtgaaaatattattaagattttgagATTTAATGTACCCAAATGAATGGACTAGGGTAATTGATTAATTGAAGGGTAGTATGTACTGATTATAGAAGTTGATAAATGAGATTGTTAGTTAATCAATGATCATTGTTaatataacacaaaaatattttaagtgagGAAAAATTCGTGAAATAAGATTATGAGGAGCCGGAAACACTCACAGATAGTGATTCTGAAAATGTGTATATGGGAGTGTTGGAATAACAACAAACACAACAAGTAATTCACCCTCATTGTCTGTGGCTTAGTCGAGTGGTCGACCGGCTGGCACCGATAACTATATTCGCCTGTGAACCAGCCTGACCAACCGATCTGAAACAATACACCATCACCAAACCCTAATTAATTAactatatttacaaacatgACGTAAAGATGAAGTTCTTCTGTTTTGCTATACATGTCACTAAATGTTAGTGTCAATGGTATATAAACTACACATCATTAAGTAAAACAGAAAGCAGCATTTctaacttataattttatcccTGAAATAcacaatgtatttatatacaagtcctgaaatattaaatagtgTATATATACAATGAGCTTATGTTAGTCCCATTCAAGATTTCGGGCAAATGAAATACCCGTTCTTCACTTACTCTAGTGGCTACGGGATTGTCTGAGTAGTCCACAGGTTGGCATCTTAGGCTGTAATGTTTCAGCCAACCCCCCATCAAACTCTGGACGAGGCATATTAAggttaaatcaaatatatattgtatttaaaaatttgtaattttttttcaattaattaaaatcatcaaaataaaaaaaattctttatttaaaaaaaggaaaaagtgAGAAAAGTTTTTgacaaagaagaaagaaaactaTGTTATTGTggctttttacttttttctgtTGATAATAGGCTGGTAGGTAATGTGGTATATGTGGTCATGGTAGGTACCATGAccataaatttaacattttgtgaACTTAGTTAAAGATAATCAGTTCTAAAAATATGAGGTGCATCAAATGTGTTCTTTTAAgggataatattattttggggATATTCTGGGGATAAGCAgtgtcttatttttaaattaacgaaTGTTTTAGTAGCTCttagaaaattataacatgttaaataaattttgctgTCGTTTTTAGCCTTGTTTTAAGGTTTTGCAATACCTTAGCTATGTTACTGAAATCAATTCCACAGGCTTTTAAACAAGCTTAACATCAGTCAAGCTTTGCACAGGaattttactataaaaatgtatcaacagttgtttataatttaaagttacaTACCTGATAAAACAGCCATGCGCTGAAGATTACTTGTAAAAAGttatatcctataataatattttttaattcaaatggTTTTCGGTTTTCCATAAGCCGAGGGCCCAAAACCTGAAATaaggtaaaacaaaaaaggttaaatttttagtacagatttaaaaataatagtgtgtcattatttgtaaaataatattgagttCTACATtgtgtaattataataaatcataacatttcaaacataataaatgtaaaaatattaaaaatatcatcttACCTTGACTAGATATACATATGAAAGGCAAATAATGAGTGTAGGAAACGGGGAACTCATCAGGAACCAAGGGTTTGTTCGAGgatctgaaataaaataattggaaaGCATAAACatctgtaataaataaaataaaaatcaattataaaGTATGATctgatatttaataaatgcatTTTTGTCTTAGGTATCTTGTTTCAATAAACTTAAATCATTTACTTCATTACCTAAAAATTAGCTTAACATAAAGCTATCTCTGATGCTAGGTAACATTATAGGGTTCATATAATAGTAATGTCAAGACATTCCATGGGAGTTACTAAATAGGAAATACcttgtaggtactttatttagGCTAGAATTAATTTGGTTTAATTCTTACCTCCATATTTGTCCATAAAAACGTGCATGTCATCTAAATACTGTAGTATTAGCGCCATTGTAATGATtcctaaaaaaacaaaatttaaatgagtttcaaaagaaataaaacgaGAAAATAGGTTGTCACCAAATGTAACCAGTTCAGGCGCTATAATAGGTGGTTACCTAGGTTAAAAAGAATTCTGCACGTATATttacatcaaaacattttaatactgTGAATCTTAATTgatatcaaattaataaatatacaaatttggATGTtaggaaatattaaaatgaaaaaataggTTAGACATCCTCCAACTAGAATCTTACTAAAGACAAGACTGAACAGTGTTGCCATTCTCAAGATTAAAAGGTAAATTTCagatttatttgatataaaatttaagaaaccAAGAGGAGAGTaggaataataataacagGAAATATATTAATAGGGAAAGGAATAATAGGGtgaaaatattagatattacaCAAGCAAGATCTCTGTCATGTGTCCTACGATGGTCTATTCTGACTGTGTCCTGTCCTGCCACAAAGAGACCGTTTAGGCTAAGTGAATCTTTCGGatgcttttataataatatttttagaatgcaataaaattattcacaaaGGAAGCTATCACGTAACAGCTATAATGCATTACATTGGTAGCTGTACCCGTGCTAAGTATCCAGTCATAATAGCACCTTGTAACTTAGgtaataggtacttagttacctacctactttctgaacaatatttattattttattaatgttgtaACCTATGTATTTGGGTCAAGGTCAATAATCTGCCTTATTAAAAATCGGCAGGTGTTTAGGTGTGACTTATTTTAGCCGCtgtaataatatacttacataattcaATATAGTGTCTtagttattttgtatgttttaagtttattgtgGTTAATAGGCATCCATGGCGAAAAAATGGGAAGGATCCTTCGCTAAAAGTATACACTGGCACACAGTGTTCTGATAGTAACTTCTGTTTGTGGcgcacaaattaaattataaagaacTATTATTTGGTAATTATGGATATTTATACATGGATCACCACGGATGGAAGGATTTGACTAGTATTGGGGTTGTGCCTTTGGCCTCATGACACTTATTTCCATACCACACGGAtaataatgtacctactacATTCCTtgtgtgaatttttttttatataaatatctcaAGTTTTGTTTAATTGGCTTAGCTATCAAAGTAGAAGTGTCTGGCTACTCTACACTTCTCTTTTTTCCTATCTAAATAGTTTTATGAAAAGCCTGGTCCTTGAAAATCTTTTAACTGATGTGGCCTGCAAGTAATTATAGGAAGAACGACcaagttttaatttcataaatatttataaacttacctAAATATGTTTCGCGAGGCAAAGGGCAAGTTGTTATTGAGCAgcgaaatttaatttattctgaaacaaacagaaaaaaatattaacaatttttatttacattattttattataaaagggaaaaataattaaaaaagagcATAGAATCccaattaggtacctattgttAAAACATATATAGGTTGCACGACCTTTAAGGTATTTTACTATAAATGTAGGTCCAAGTTTAACcactatatgtacctatgtatctaCAAAGGCGGCAAATATCTACaagttaagtaattaatttgaatccCGATGGTCATTGTCAtcataaagataataaaacgatacatttaaaagtaaatggGATATTTCAGATAACCTGCCGACACTTGATACTAAAGTAGTCGTTATAACGTACATTGCATTGGCTTGATAGcttttatttacctacatcATTTTTAGGTACAAGGTACAAGTTACATTTAGGCACCGACGTGAGTAGTTATCTAGATTATTCATATGATAAGGCATGCCAAATAATAATGGTTTACATATCCGTAGTTGCCAAGTAAAGTACTTTCTTCAGGATCGTGCTTAGTCATATAAATCATTGATTGGTAATCATTAgcaataagtacctataaaattCCTCTAGTAAAATaggttttgttatgttataaacACTTTGTCAAAGAATCTAGCtacagaaaataatttacaatttcgtCAATCAGGATAGTTTAATTGAGTTACGTTTCTGTAGTTGTGACATAGAGTTGCTTTTATAATTGGGAGTTAGCTTTGGCTATGATCAAGCACGACATTTGGAATATGACCCACATACTTCAGACATGTGGATTCATTCTTAATGATAAGATAATGCGGGATAGACTTCGGTAACCAAGATACAAGTTTTATGTAGATAGTCATTTTCATTGATAAGATACTGTAAGGAGAAATGAAGTCGAATGTGGCGTCatgtaacttttaaatttaattgactatttttgatttgttgtcGTTAATGCGGAAaagttcataaaataaaaacagagaTTGTTCGTGTTTAAAACTGCTAACTAATTGTTTCAGCTACATTGACTGAGAGACATTGCTGTGGCTGTGGTAGTTTTGTTAAtctcattataaattcaataaagaaGTAGTAGTAAACccattgaatatttaaaagttcCTTTTGTCAAGGAATGAAAAAAACACGTTTTTCAAGTTTTAAGATACCCTATTAAGAGTGTTTGTTGTAGGCTCGTAGGCAATATAGACATTGAATATGTAATATTTGTCCGCAGTCCAAATTCAAGTTCAAGTTGAATGCCTTCCACAGTACAAGGTAACCGTCGTCACTCGACTTCCAAATGATGGATTTCAAAGTCGATATGTTTGAAGACCGTACGTTATATACGTTCATACGAAACTATGCTGACCCTGTAGTTTGGTCGCGAATACACACGTAGCAAGTTAACCTTACCGTCGTTTCGCAATAATCGCAACGCGGTTGTTGTAAGATTGGGCCTCTCTTGCCACCTTATAGGTACCCTCGATTACTATTTTAAGAACTGATTTGAATTAATGCTGATAGACTTCGATTGCTTACTAGGACGCCACCCTAGTGCTAGCTAGAACTCTCCTGAAAAtagtataaagaaatattgataaaaaatttagataagataaaattgatcTTTGATTGGGAGTTGATGAGTCGGTCAGGATTTGAACAGTACGTGTTGCACacatgtattatatttagtaCTTACATTGGCTCACTTTGAAAACAAGGAATTCGCACGTTCGTGTGTATAATGTATAATTCACGTTTTTTGTATCTTTATCATTAGATATAATTCTTATCTCATTGGAAACTGATTAATCACATACCATACTTTCTTCTATTCTGATTAATTAATTGGTAATCTGAGATTGTTATCTAAAGTTGTTTAACTTTCGTTATCAATCACGTTATAGTACCTAGTCTATGTAcctataatataatttgttgttGTCATTAGCTGGAGCAATCGCCTCGTGTTGTGTTTAAGTGGGTCATTGGCTGCACGTCGTGTTATGTAAGAGCCAAGCGTAAACCGTTCATCTCGTAGGTAAATCGCATCCTTAATGTCCTCTAATCAAAAATTCAGGTTTCCAATTAATTCCTTAATTCTACGCGATCAAAGGCTCAGATGATTATAAGACAAGTTTGGCTTCATAATTTCGATATTTCTGTATGATGTAAGTAAGAATGCGGTCAATGAATGGTGGTTACTGGGCCAGTGACCGTAATAATGTAAACTGTAATATTTAAgatgttaaaattaagatatCCAATTCATCTAAATAGGTAGCATTGAAGGGAATAATATCAATGTAACATTTCTTTTATCGTTGCAATTCTCAGCAATGTTGTGTGTTTAACAACAGAGTTGTTGGAAGCTTATTCGTCGAAATCGAAAGTGAACAATAACACCACAATCAGGAGGGAATTATGTCAATCTAATAATTTCtactctttattatatttaagtaaatgattttttaatatttatatgattaaagaatattacaatgctttttaactttaaaaaataaagattttatgcGTTATCAATACCCTccctacaaaaaataaagattaagaTGACcacgaaattataaaatttcgtGCTCATTGTGCCCATAGTTTTCTCTTCAGAAATAACACGtgtaataggtacttaattagAAAAACTTTTTTGATCTATCTACGAAAACGAAGATCAAAGCAATCTACAGTCTATGGTATGGTAAGTTGCTTGTAAGTAGAGATCCACAATTAAACAGCTGAGTCATAATTTATCTTTCTTTCATCATTCAAggcaaagttatttattttaaagttattttagctgtgtggtttccagcagaGTATGAGGGGGATTAAGGGACACATTATGATACCTAATATGAGCGGAAAAATTTCAGAACTACTACAATTAtgatta encodes the following:
- the LOC106134028 gene encoding elongation of very long chain fatty acids protein AAEL008004 isoform X2 gives rise to the protein MALILQYLDDMHVFMDKYGDPRTNPWFLMSSPFPTLIICLSYVYLVKVLGPRLMENRKPFELKNIIIGYNFLQVIFSAWLFYQSLMGGWLKHYSLRCQPVDYSDNPVATRIGWSGWFTGEYSYRCQPVDHSTKPQTMRMVHACWWYYFSKFTEFFDTFFFILRKKNDQVSTLHVIHHGVMPMSVWFGVKFTPGGHSTFFGLLNTFVHIIMYTYYMLTAMGPHMRKYLWWKKYVTTLQMTQFVCIIVHAFQLLFIECNYPRAFVWWIGMHAVMFFFLFRDFYINSYKKPKKRAASPPPTALEAPLYKNGVVKNGFSNGHAFVRARTVLPAGN
- the LOC106134028 gene encoding elongation of very long chain fatty acids protein AAEL008004 isoform X1; translated protein: MALILQYLDDMHVFMDKYGDPRTNPWFLMSSPFPTLIICLSYVYLVKVLGPRLMENRKPFELKNIIIGYNFLQVIFSAWLFYQIGWSGWFTGEYSYRCQPVDHSTKPQTMRMVHACWWYYFSKFTEFFDTFFFILRKKNDQVSTLHVIHHGVMPMSVWFGVKFTPGGHSTFFGLLNTFVHIIMYTYYMLTAMGPHMRKYLWWKKYVTTLQMTQFVCIIVHAFQLLFIECNYPRAFVWWIGMHAVMFFFLFRDFYINSYKKPKKRAASPPPTALEAPLYKNGVVKNGFSNGHAFVRARTVLPAGN